From one Anopheles bellator chromosome 1, idAnoBellAS_SP24_06.2, whole genome shotgun sequence genomic stretch:
- the LOC131215006 gene encoding uncharacterized protein LOC131215006 — protein MDKALCLLLLTTWEFCPPNAPIPQKAIIAGHDSDGSPLYVGRAIHEGDQLPGKVAANRHMAYVSYGGREYRKSAFDVLVNGNVSWVRSGFGEVPRNAILGGRTWNGEPLYIGRANYRGSLAPGKIFQRHRTLYISYGGREISIRDYEVLVEN, from the exons ATGGATAAAG CGCTCTGTTTGCTCCTGCTGACCACATGGGAGTTCTGCCCGCCCAACGCTCCAATCCCTCAAAAGGCCATCATAGCTGGCCACGATTCGGATGGCTCTCCGCTTTACGTAGGACGGGCGATCCACGAAGGTGATCAACTACCAGGGAAGGTGGCAGCGAACAGGCATATGGCCTACGTAAGCTATGGCGGCCGGGAGTATAGGAAATCGGCATTCGATGTGCTGGTCAACGGCAACGTGTCCTGGGTACGGTCTGGGTTTGGCGAAGTACCACGAAACGCCATTTTGGGTGGCCGTACCTGGAACGGAGAGCCACTGTACATAGGTCGTGCAAATTATAGGGGAAGCCTAGCACCAGGCAAAATTTTCCAGAGACACAGGACGCTTTACATTTCGTACGGGGGCAGGGAAATCTCGATCAGGGACTATGAAGTCCTGGTAGAGAATTAA